The following coding sequences lie in one Tachysurus fulvidraco isolate hzauxx_2018 chromosome 19, HZAU_PFXX_2.0, whole genome shotgun sequence genomic window:
- the LOC113635295 gene encoding histone H2B codes for MPEPAKTAPKKGSKKAVTKTAGKGGKKRRKTRKESYAIYVYKVLKQVHPDTGISSKAMGIMNSFVNDIFERIAGESSRLAHYNKRSTITSREIQTAVRLLLPGELAKHAVSEGTKAVTKYTSSK; via the coding sequence ATGCCTGAACCAGCTAAAACTGCACCCAAGAAGGGATCCAAGAAAGCCGTGACCAAGACGGCAGGGAAAGGCGGCAAGAAGCGCAGAAAGACCAGGAAGGAGAGTTACGCCATCTACGTGTACAAAGTCCTGAAGCAGGTGCACCCTGATACCGGGATCTCCTCTAAGGCCATGGGCATCATGAACTCGTTCGTCAACGACATCTTCGAGCGCATCGCCGGTGAGTCTTCTCGTCTGGCTCACTACAACAAGCgctccaccatcacctctaGGGAGATCCAGACTGCCGTGCGTCTGTTGCTTCCCGGAGAGTTGGCCAAGCACGCCGTGTCTGAGGGCACAAAGGCCGTCACTAAGTACACCAGCTCCAAGTAA
- the LOC113635296 gene encoding histone H4 — MSGRGKGGKGLGKGGAKRHRKVLRDNIQGITKPAIRRLARRGGVKRISGLIYEETRGVLKVFLENVIRDAVTYTEHAKRKTVTAMDVVYALKRQGRTLYGFGG; from the coding sequence ATGTCTGGTAGAGGTAAAGGCGGTAAGGGACTTGGTAAAGGTGGCGCAAAGCGTCATCGTAAGGTCCTTCGCGATAACATCCAGGGAATCACTAAGCCGGCTATTCGCCGTCTGGCTCGCCGTGGCGGTGTTAAGCGTATTTCTGGCCTGATTTATGAAGAGACTCGCGGTGTGCTGAAGGTCTTCTTGGAGAACGTCATCCGCGACGCCGTCACCTACACCGAGCACGCCAAAAGAAAGACCGTCACCGCCATGGATGTGGTGTACGCTCTGAAACGCCAGGGACGCACTCTGTACGGCTTCGGCGGATAA
- the LOC113645480 gene encoding histone H1-like: MAEVAPVPAAAPAKAPKKKAASRTKKTGPSVGELIVKAVSSSKERSGVSLAALKKALAAGGYDVEKNNSRVKLAVKGLVTKGTLVQTKGTGASGSFKLNKKQTEVKKPAKKAAPKATKAAAKKPAAAKKPKKVAAKKPAAKKSPKKTKKPVAAVKKATKSPKKAKKPSTPKKAAKSPKRAKKLATPKKVKAVKPKSAKAKKAPKKK, from the exons atggctgaAGTCGCTCCCGTTCCCGCCGCCGCGCCGGCCAAAGCGCCCAAGAAGAAGGCAGCTTCGAGGACCAAGAAAACAGGCCCTAGCGTCGGCGAGCTCATCGTCAAAGCGGTTTCCTCGTCCAAGGAGAGGAGCGGCGTGTCTCTTGCCGCACTGAAGAAAGCTTTGGCTGCCGGCGGATACGACGTAGAGAAGAACAACTCTCGCGTCAAGCTCGCCGTCAAGGGCCTCGTTACTAAAGGCACTCTGGTGCAGACCAAAGGGACCGGCGCGTCTGGATCTTTCAAGCTGAACAAGAAGCAGACCGAAGTTAAGAAGCCCGCAAAGAAAGCCGCGCCCAAAGCGACAAAGGCAGCCGCCAAGAAGCCCGCCGCGGCTAAGAAGCCCAAGAAAGTAGCGGCCAAGAAACCCGCAGCCAAGAAGTCTCCTAAGAAGACGAAGAAGCCCGTCGCTGCCGTGAAGAAAGCCACCAAAAGCCCCAAGAAGGCCAAAAAGCCGTCGACCCCCAAGAAAGCAGCCAAGAGCCCCAAGAGGGCCAAAAAGCTGGCGACCCCCAAGAaggtaaaggctgtaaagcccaAATCAGCGAAGGCCAAAAAGGCTCCCAAGAAGAA GTGA
- the LOC113645495 gene encoding histone H2A-like: MSGRGKTGGKTRAKAKTRSSRAGLQFPVGRVHRLLRKGNYAERVGAGAPVYLAAVLEYLTAEILELAGNAARDNKKTRIIPRHLQLAVRNDEELNKLLGGVTIAQGGVLPNIQAVLLPKKTEKAVKTK, translated from the coding sequence ATGAGCGGAAGAGGCAAAACCGGCGGGAAAACTAGGGCTAAAGCCAAGACTCGTTCATCCAGGGCTGGACTGCAGTTCCCCGTGGGCCGTGTGCACAGGCTTCTGCGTAAAGGTAATTACGCTGAGCGCGTCGGTGCCGGCGCTCCGGTTTACTTGGCCGCCGTGCTCGAGTATTTGACTGCTGAGATCCTCGAGTTGGCCGGTAATGCCGCCCGTGACAACAAGAAGACCCGTATCATTCCCCGTCACCTGCAGCTCGCTGTGCGTAACGACGAGGAGCTGAACAAACTGCTCGGAGGAGTGACCATCGCTCAGGGTGGTGTACTGCCCAACATTCAGGCCGTGCTTCTGCCCAAGAAGACCGAGAAAGCCGTCAAGACCAAGTAA
- the LOC113645448 gene encoding histone H4, producing the protein MSGRGKGGKGLGKGGAKRHRKVLRDNIQGITKPAIRRLARRGGVKRISGLIYEETRGVLKVFLENVIRDAVTYTEHAKRKTVTAMDVVYALKRQGRTLYGFGG; encoded by the coding sequence ATGTCTGGTAGAGGTAAAGGCGGTAAGGGACTCGGTAAAGGGGGCGCAAAGCGTCATCGTAAGGTCCTTCGCGATAACATCCAGGGAATTACTAAGCCAGCTATTCGCCGTCTGGCTCGCCGTGGCGGTGTTAAGCGTATTTCTGGCCTGATTTATGAAGAGACTCGCGGTGTGCTGAAAGTTTTCTTGGAGAACGTCATCCGCGACGCCGTCACCTACACCGAGCACGCCAAAAGAAAGACCGTCACCGCCATGGATGTGGTGTACGCTCTGAAACGCCAGGGACGCACTCTGTATGGCTTCGGCGGATAA
- the LOC113645441 gene encoding histone H2B-like translates to MHTLAVHSSSNTMPEPAKTAPKKGSKKAVTKTAGKGGKKRRKTRKESYAIYVYKVLKQVHPDTGISSKAMGIMNSFVNDIFERIAGESSRLAHYNKRSTITSREIQTAVRLLLPGELAKHAVSEGTKAVTKYTSSK, encoded by the coding sequence ATGCATACTCTCGCAGTTCACTCGAGCAGCAACACCATGCCTGAACCAGCTAAGACTGCACCCAAGAAGGGATCCAAGAAAGCCGTGACCAAGACGGCAGGGAAAGGCGGCAAGAAGCGCAGAAAGACCAGGAAGGAGAGTTATGCCATCTACGTGTACAAAGTCCTGAAGCAGGTGCACCCTGATACCGGGATTTCCTCTAAGGCCATGGGCATCATGAACTCGTTCGTCAACGACATCTTCGAGCGCATCGCCGGTGAGTCTTCTCGTCTGGCTCACTACAACAAGCgctccaccatcacctctaGGGAGATCCAGACTGCCGTGCGTCTCTTGCTTCCCGGAGAGTTGGCCAAGCACGCCGTGTCTGAGGGCACAAAGGCCGTCACCAAGTACACCAGCTCCAAGTAA